The following proteins come from a genomic window of Galactobacillus timonensis:
- a CDS encoding RNA-guided endonuclease InsQ/TnpB family protein yields the protein MYLTQTNYIRHLPKDQYEAILEMCSYANNLYNVGLYQIRQYFFATNKYLRYEENYHLCKDNDNYKLLQAGISQQILRTCDHAFRSFFALLNKKKSGSYDKKVRIPHYRTKGGKYLLVLSTNAINIRNGNLIVPMSRTFSKQHPDLDSIRIPVPERISGRHIAEVRIVPVLNGKALKIQYCYEQEEEPQNLNADNVLAIDVGLDNLASCVTTTGTSFIVDGRKLKSINQWYNRQIAHYASIKDHQNIKGFTARMSRITDKRNRQVTDYMHKAARHIVDYCIANDIGTLIVGHSVDQKQSVNMGKANNQKFVQIPFNQLRTYLKTLCERYGIAYIETEESYTSKASFLDGDAIPVYDTKHPYAGTFSGKRIKRGLYSTKENTLVNADINGACNIAKKGKQNLSFEGLCRGLLASPLRIRIA from the coding sequence ATGTATCTGACGCAGACAAACTACATTCGGCATCTGCCGAAGGACCAGTACGAAGCGATCCTTGAGATGTGCTCGTATGCCAACAATCTGTACAACGTTGGACTGTATCAGATCCGTCAGTATTTCTTTGCGACGAACAAGTATCTGCGGTATGAAGAGAACTACCATCTTTGCAAAGATAATGATAATTACAAGCTGCTGCAGGCCGGCATTTCTCAGCAGATCCTGCGGACGTGCGATCATGCCTTCCGGTCTTTCTTTGCGCTGCTTAATAAGAAGAAGTCCGGCAGCTACGACAAGAAAGTGCGCATTCCACACTACCGCACGAAAGGCGGAAAGTATCTGCTGGTATTGTCAACGAACGCAATCAACATCAGAAACGGCAATCTGATCGTTCCGATGAGTCGTACGTTTTCAAAGCAGCATCCGGATCTGGATTCCATACGTATTCCGGTACCTGAAAGAATTTCAGGCAGGCACATCGCTGAAGTACGCATCGTGCCCGTTCTGAACGGCAAGGCACTGAAGATTCAGTACTGCTACGAACAGGAAGAAGAGCCGCAGAATCTGAATGCGGACAATGTATTAGCCATTGATGTCGGGCTCGATAATCTTGCGTCGTGTGTAACAACCACAGGGACGTCCTTCATCGTTGACGGACGTAAGCTCAAATCAATCAACCAGTGGTACAACAGGCAGATTGCACACTACGCATCGATCAAAGACCATCAGAATATCAAAGGCTTTACAGCCCGTATGAGCCGCATCACAGACAAGCGTAACCGGCAGGTGACAGACTACATGCACAAGGCTGCACGCCATATCGTTGATTACTGCATTGCCAATGATATCGGCACGCTCATTGTCGGACACAGCGTTGACCAGAAACAGTCGGTCAATATGGGCAAAGCGAATAATCAGAAGTTTGTTCAGATCCCGTTTAACCAGCTTCGCACGTATCTGAAAACGCTGTGCGAACGATATGGCATTGCATACATCGAAACGGAAGAATCTTACACGTCAAAGGCATCGTTCTTAGACGGTGACGCGATTCCGGTGTACGACACAAAACATCCGTATGCCGGTACATTCTCAGGCAAACGCATCAAACGGGGATTGTACAGTACCAAAGAAAACACGCTCGTTAACGCAGACATCAACGGAGCGTGCAACATTGCAAAGAAAGGTAAACAGAACCTCAGCTTTGAGGGACTGTGTAGAGGGCTGTTGGCAAGCCCTTTGAGAATAAGGATTGCGTAA
- a CDS encoding (deoxy)nucleoside triphosphate pyrophosphohydrolase, giving the protein MSENRKTVRVATAIIIHDRQVFATQRGYGDFKDGWEFPGGKIEKNETGDTAVVREIKEELASTVEPLRLLTTVEMDYPGFHLSMECWICRLIDGHLKLLEAEDARWLNRENIDSVDWLPADRAVVEKLRETDFL; this is encoded by the coding sequence ATGAGCGAAAACAGAAAGACAGTCCGCGTAGCAACCGCCATCATCATCCATGACCGGCAGGTATTTGCGACGCAGCGCGGCTATGGCGACTTCAAGGACGGCTGGGAATTTCCGGGCGGAAAGATTGAGAAAAACGAAACCGGAGATACTGCTGTGGTTCGCGAAATCAAAGAGGAGCTCGCATCAACCGTGGAACCCCTCCGGCTTCTGACAACAGTTGAGATGGACTATCCCGGCTTTCATCTATCGATGGAGTGCTGGATCTGCCGTCTCATCGACGGCCATCTGAAGCTGCTGGAAGCGGAAGATGCACGCTGGCTGAACAGAGAGAATATCGACAGCGTCGACTGGCTGCCGGCAGACAGAGCGGTCGTAGAAAAGCTCAGGGAAACGGACTTCCTATGA